A window from Nitrospira sp. ND1 encodes these proteins:
- a CDS encoding carbon-nitrogen hydrolase family protein, translating to MADIRLRIAFLHLAPIPGALAKNRHLIAHAITKAACLGAAWIITPELAVGGYTFADTLGTDWIAPQPDPWMEKVRLFAARKRVAIFLSHPERDPQSGRLYNTVFAIAPDGRLAGSHRKINALRVGSEAWSTPGTETTVFPMEPLGNVGMLICADAFSPGIANSLKAKGAQILVSSAAWAPGLHGPNGEWERCTKDTGLPLFVCNRTGADRTLDFRKADSVVAQDGRRLLSMSSERSAIFLIDWDLKAGTLASPEYRQILL from the coding sequence ATGGCCGACATCCGATTACGAATCGCGTTCCTGCATCTGGCTCCGATACCCGGCGCTCTGGCGAAAAATCGTCACCTGATCGCGCACGCGATCACGAAAGCCGCGTGCCTCGGAGCCGCCTGGATCATCACGCCGGAACTCGCGGTCGGCGGCTACACCTTCGCCGATACACTCGGCACGGACTGGATCGCCCCGCAGCCGGATCCCTGGATGGAGAAGGTCCGCCTATTTGCCGCCAGGAAGCGCGTCGCCATCTTCCTCTCACATCCTGAGCGGGACCCGCAATCCGGCCGACTCTACAACACCGTCTTCGCCATCGCCCCCGACGGACGCCTGGCAGGATCACATCGCAAGATCAATGCGCTGCGCGTCGGGTCCGAAGCCTGGTCGACTCCCGGCACGGAAACGACGGTCTTTCCGATGGAGCCACTCGGGAACGTCGGGATGCTCATCTGCGCCGACGCCTTCTCCCCAGGCATTGCCAATAGCTTGAAAGCGAAAGGCGCGCAGATCCTGGTCTCGTCGGCGGCCTGGGCTCCTGGACTGCACGGCCCGAACGGCGAGTGGGAACGTTGCACAAAAGACACCGGACTGCCCCTCTTCGTGTGCAACCGCACCGGAGCCGATCGCACCCTCGATTTCAGGAAGGCGGACAGTGTGGTGGCTCAGGACGGGCGGCGACTCCTCTCGATGTCCTCGGAACGGTCTGCCATTTTCCTCATCGACTGGGATCTGAAAGCAGGAACACTCGCCTCGCCGGAATATCGACAGATCCTGCTCTAG
- a CDS encoding YdiY family protein, translating to MHRNVISRSLLWQWTAFFISLCLALPSWADEVHLQNGDRLTGTILKMEERVLTLQTDYGGEVKIDWGKVESLKSDGPLKILVPGKSHDALRDFLYGAQALREARELGPESPVPLADITAINLEPLRLTGTVTVGGNSTSGNSSTKAFNSAARLTIQAYRQRLLLEGKYNYGQAGELVTARNSLASVKHNYFLSKQIFIESFGMLEKDTLQNLQLRSTIGSGLGYQFYESARTTLSLSLGLAHVSEHLTNSPNTQTPSGRWSLRWEHAVWPDRVKVFHRHEGFYDVNAGNAFRINADQGVRITVYKNLFFNVEYDLRLNTQPAPGREKIDESLIFGVGYEFK from the coding sequence ATGCACCGCAATGTCATCAGTCGCTCCCTGCTGTGGCAGTGGACAGCATTCTTCATCAGCCTGTGTCTCGCCCTGCCGTCCTGGGCCGACGAAGTACACCTGCAGAATGGAGATCGACTGACCGGCACGATTCTCAAAATGGAAGAGCGCGTCCTCACCCTGCAGACCGACTACGGGGGTGAGGTGAAAATCGATTGGGGCAAAGTCGAGAGCCTGAAGTCCGACGGCCCACTGAAGATTCTGGTGCCGGGCAAATCACATGATGCACTTCGCGATTTTCTGTACGGCGCACAAGCCCTGCGTGAGGCTAGAGAACTGGGTCCCGAGAGTCCCGTGCCCTTGGCCGATATTACCGCCATTAATCTCGAACCGCTTCGACTCACGGGAACCGTCACAGTCGGCGGCAACAGCACCTCAGGCAACAGCAGCACGAAAGCCTTCAACAGTGCCGCCCGCTTGACGATTCAAGCGTACCGCCAGCGACTGTTACTCGAAGGGAAATACAACTACGGGCAGGCCGGCGAGCTCGTGACGGCTAGAAATTCACTGGCCAGCGTGAAGCACAACTACTTCCTCAGCAAGCAGATTTTCATCGAATCCTTCGGCATGCTTGAAAAGGACACCCTGCAGAACCTCCAACTCCGATCCACGATCGGTAGCGGTTTGGGATATCAGTTTTACGAGAGTGCCCGAACCACCCTCTCGCTCTCCCTCGGCCTTGCTCATGTGAGCGAGCACCTCACCAACAGTCCGAACACGCAAACCCCATCAGGCCGATGGAGTCTCCGCTGGGAACATGCCGTATGGCCGGACCGCGTCAAAGTCTTCCATCGCCATGAAGGCTTCTACGACGTCAATGCCGGCAATGCCTTCCGCATCAATGCGGACCAGGGAGTCCGGATCACCGTCTACAAGAATCTGTTCTTCAACGTGGAATACGACCTTCGATTGAATACGCAACCCGCCCCAGGACGGGAGAAAATCGACGAATCCCTCATTTTTGGCGTAGGCTACGAATTCAAGTGA
- a CDS encoding phosphatidylserine decarboxylase, with amino-acid sequence MIAPHQYIERETRLIKTERFCGDRWLNWAYRALWEDAGWLMKALTSQRTTQVLGFFNYDRPFTATQAAVSRCARAMEIDLSECLESRDRLNTLRRLFQRRLRYWQVRPMDEDPRAIVSPADARLLLGSFADDSSLFLKGKFFDYDELLGIDRSRWLRLFRQGDWAIFRLTPDKYHYNHSPVSGRVLDCYDISGRYHSCNPGPVVVAATPYSKNKRVVTIIDTEVPGGSRVGVVAMIEIVALMIGHIDQCYSAVAYDDPRPIQVGMMIEKGRPKSLYRPGSSTDVLLFEPGRVAFCEDLVRNRFRPGVESRFSQGFGRALVETDVRVRSTIGWKREGSSDGRS; translated from the coding sequence ATGATTGCGCCGCATCAATACATCGAGCGTGAGACCCGCCTGATCAAGACCGAGCGGTTCTGCGGCGATCGGTGGCTCAATTGGGCGTATCGCGCCCTCTGGGAGGATGCGGGCTGGTTGATGAAGGCCTTAACCTCCCAACGTACGACACAGGTGTTGGGGTTCTTTAACTACGACCGGCCGTTTACCGCCACCCAGGCGGCGGTATCCAGGTGTGCCCGGGCCATGGAGATCGATCTCTCGGAATGCCTCGAGTCTCGCGATCGCCTGAATACTCTGCGACGTCTCTTCCAGCGGCGGTTGCGCTACTGGCAGGTACGCCCGATGGATGAGGATCCGCGGGCCATCGTGTCTCCGGCCGATGCCCGATTGTTGCTCGGGTCGTTTGCCGACGACTCTTCGCTCTTTCTCAAGGGGAAATTTTTCGACTATGACGAACTGCTCGGCATCGACCGGTCCCGATGGCTGCGTCTGTTTCGGCAGGGGGACTGGGCGATCTTCCGGCTGACCCCGGATAAGTATCATTACAACCACAGTCCGGTGTCAGGGCGGGTGCTGGACTGCTATGACATTTCAGGCCGCTACCATTCCTGCAATCCCGGCCCGGTGGTGGTGGCGGCCACACCGTACTCGAAGAACAAACGGGTGGTGACGATCATCGATACGGAGGTGCCGGGCGGGTCGCGCGTGGGGGTGGTGGCCATGATCGAAATCGTGGCGTTGATGATCGGCCACATCGATCAATGCTACTCCGCGGTCGCCTATGACGATCCCAGGCCCATCCAGGTCGGGATGATGATCGAAAAAGGACGTCCGAAAAGTCTCTATCGTCCGGGAAGCTCAACCGATGTGTTGCTGTTTGAGCCGGGCCGGGTGGCGTTCTGTGAAGACCTTGTCCGGAATCGGTTTCGTCCCGGGGTGGAGAGCCGGTTTTCTCAAGGATTTGGTCGGGCGCTCGTCGAGACGGATGTACGGGTGCGCTCCACGATCGGTTGGAAGCGCGAAGGATCATCTGATGGCCGTTCATGA
- a CDS encoding alpha/beta hydrolase codes for MLRHNTTNDGVVALIVPGIGNSGPGHWQTLWEERHPGWQRVQQRDWDRPVCAEWLRGLDAAMARLSAPPVLIAHSMGCLLVAHWAKRSSLRVRAAFLVAVPDPAGPMFPPAAQGFQPVPSEKLRFPSLVVASSNDPFGSVAYARRCAADWGSDFVEVGAVGHINADSGLSDWPAGLALFDGFLKSL; via the coding sequence GTGCTAAGGCATAACACGACCAACGACGGGGTTGTGGCCCTGATCGTCCCTGGCATCGGCAATTCGGGACCCGGCCATTGGCAAACCTTGTGGGAGGAGCGGCACCCTGGCTGGCAGCGAGTGCAGCAGCGTGACTGGGATCGTCCGGTCTGTGCGGAATGGCTGCGCGGGCTTGATGCCGCCATGGCTCGTCTTTCTGCTCCGCCTGTGCTGATCGCGCATAGCATGGGTTGTCTGTTGGTCGCGCACTGGGCGAAACGTTCCTCGCTTCGTGTTCGTGCTGCGTTTCTGGTCGCAGTCCCGGATCCTGCCGGCCCCATGTTTCCGCCTGCTGCGCAGGGTTTTCAGCCGGTCCCTTCGGAGAAACTTCGGTTTCCCAGTCTGGTGGTGGCGAGCAGCAACGATCCGTTCGGTTCCGTCGCCTATGCGCGGCGTTGTGCTGCTGATTGGGGCAGTGACTTTGTGGAGGTTGGTGCCGTCGGCCACATCAACGCGGACAGCGGTCTCAGTGACTGGCCGGCCGGGCTTGCGTTATTCGATGGCTTCTTGAAGTCGTTGTGA
- a CDS encoding NAD(P)/FAD-dependent oxidoreductase, producing the protein MAVASIDLCIVGAGAAGLAAGIFAAEQNPHLRIELLDGAKTIGAKILVSGGGRCNVTHDVVTPDDFFGTRHLVRNVLAAFPVEETVRWFASLGVDLKCEETGKLFPVTDKARTVLEALLARSRALGIVLRSGHRVTDIVRLDGTEVAGKPEPARFVIRHREGETVARRVILATGGRSLPRTGSDGSGYGLARRLGHQVTPTVPGLVALVLDDRCFHKGLSGLSQEVEIQTLVQGRPVDRRIGSLLWTHFGISGPVVMDASRFWCLAREQGEAVELYGNFLPGRTTEQAREWFLAQAAQYPRRSLLKLLMEVLPERCAEALCRHAEGAPQQACAQVSRNIRDRLLSALTRFRFPVLRDRGWNFAEVTAGGIPLEEVNFRTMESKVVPGLYLVGEVLDCDGRIGGFNFQWAWATGRLAGRAAAVNPSPHYS; encoded by the coding sequence ATGGCAGTGGCATCGATCGATCTCTGTATCGTAGGCGCCGGAGCGGCCGGGTTGGCGGCCGGTATTTTTGCCGCCGAGCAGAACCCGCATCTGAGAATCGAATTGCTGGACGGGGCAAAGACTATCGGCGCCAAGATCCTGGTTTCCGGCGGCGGCCGCTGCAATGTCACCCATGATGTGGTGACGCCGGATGATTTTTTCGGCACCCGCCATCTGGTTCGCAATGTGCTCGCCGCCTTTCCGGTGGAGGAAACGGTCCGGTGGTTTGCTTCGCTCGGTGTGGACCTCAAGTGCGAGGAGACCGGTAAACTGTTTCCGGTGACCGACAAGGCGCGGACCGTGTTGGAGGCGCTCCTCGCTCGCAGCCGGGCGCTCGGGATAGTCCTTCGTTCCGGTCATCGAGTCACCGATATTGTCCGCCTTGACGGCACAGAAGTCGCAGGCAAGCCGGAGCCTGCCCGGTTCGTGATTCGACACCGAGAAGGCGAGACCGTTGCGAGGCGCGTCATCCTGGCCACCGGCGGGCGGTCGCTGCCACGTACGGGGAGCGATGGATCGGGCTACGGACTCGCGCGACGCCTGGGCCACCAGGTGACGCCGACTGTCCCGGGACTGGTGGCCCTGGTCCTCGACGACCGCTGTTTTCACAAGGGACTGTCCGGGCTTTCACAGGAAGTCGAGATTCAGACTTTGGTACAGGGGAGACCCGTCGATCGCCGGATCGGCAGCTTACTCTGGACGCATTTCGGGATCAGCGGCCCGGTGGTGATGGATGCCAGTCGCTTCTGGTGTTTGGCCCGGGAACAGGGGGAGGCGGTCGAACTCTACGGAAACTTCTTGCCCGGGCGCACGACGGAACAGGCGCGTGAATGGTTTCTGGCACAGGCTGCTCAGTATCCTCGGCGGTCGTTGCTAAAGCTGTTGATGGAGGTCTTGCCAGAGCGATGCGCCGAGGCCCTCTGTCGTCATGCGGAGGGCGCCCCGCAACAGGCCTGTGCCCAGGTGTCACGCAACATTCGTGATCGTCTCCTGTCGGCTCTCACCCGGTTTCGGTTTCCTGTCCTGCGCGATCGAGGGTGGAACTTTGCCGAGGTGACGGCCGGGGGGATTCCGCTCGAAGAGGTCAACTTCCGCACGATGGAGTCAAAGGTGGTCCCCGGCCTGTATTTGGTCGGGGAGGTGCTCGATTGCGACGGGCGGATCGGCGGGTTCAATTTTCAGTGGGCCTGGGCGACCGGACGGCTGGCCGGTCGAGCGGCAGCCGTGAATCCTAGCCCGCATTATTCGTGA
- a CDS encoding HAD family phosphatase: MATIKAVMFDFDGVLFDTEPLHFEMFRQVLRMEGVSLAPDRYHARYVGLTDQACFRAVLTDSGWTAVPAETLDRLVQRKTGLMQEALRKTLPVLSGVREFVAAVTETCRTAIASGALRQEIALCLELAGMTSMFEHVSAAQDVGQGKPDPALYLHALDALNRRSPLRAHECVAFEDTPHGIEAARKAGMRCVGVATTLPESRLVQADLVVPSLHALPLSQVLAHLSP; this comes from the coding sequence ATGGCCACGATCAAAGCAGTCATGTTCGATTTCGACGGGGTGTTGTTCGACACCGAGCCGCTGCATTTCGAGATGTTCCGCCAGGTGCTGCGAATGGAAGGGGTGTCGCTTGCTCCGGACCGATACCATGCGCGCTATGTCGGGTTGACGGATCAGGCCTGCTTCCGCGCGGTCTTGACCGACTCCGGTTGGACCGCGGTACCGGCCGAGACTCTCGACCGACTCGTGCAACGCAAAACCGGTCTCATGCAGGAGGCGCTACGCAAGACGTTGCCTGTTCTGTCCGGCGTCAGGGAATTTGTCGCAGCCGTGACGGAGACCTGCCGTACGGCCATTGCATCCGGCGCGTTGCGCCAGGAAATTGCCTTGTGTTTGGAACTGGCCGGGATGACGTCGATGTTCGAGCATGTCTCGGCGGCGCAGGATGTTGGTCAGGGCAAACCCGATCCCGCCCTATATCTGCATGCGCTCGACGCGCTGAATCGGCGGTCGCCGCTAAGAGCCCACGAATGCGTGGCGTTCGAGGATACGCCGCACGGGATCGAAGCGGCCCGCAAGGCCGGGATGCGCTGCGTCGGAGTGGCGACGACCTTGCCAGAGAGTCGTCTGGTGCAGGCCGATCTTGTCGTCCCGTCGCTTCACGCATTGCCCTTAAGCCAGGTACTCGCTCATCTCTCTCCCTGA
- a CDS encoding TIGR03862 family flavoprotein: MAAEAALAGGAQVALYDSMASVGRKFLLAGKGGLNLTHSDPPDLFLSRYGERRAQVAPWLAEFGADAIRTWARGLGVETYVGSSGRVFPTDMKAAPLLRAWLRRLRQAGMMIHVRHRWHGWDEKKALCFETPQGTTSVRADAVILALGGGSWPKLGSNGAWVPLLAGRSISIAPLRPANCGFDVGWTEHFRTKFAGHPVKTVGVVAKSPTGAVMRRMGEFVITETGVEGGVIYAVASCLRDEIEATGRGTLRLDLAPDRELPRLIKDLSQPRGKKTIATHLQRRAHIDGVKAGLLREIVPKEDFADPTRLAAAIKALPLTLTAPRPLEEAISTAGGVTCEALDKRLMLKALPGVFCAGEMVDWEAPTGGYLLTACFASGRTAGVGAVAWLTERAGRAKA; the protein is encoded by the coding sequence ATGGCCGCTGAGGCGGCATTGGCCGGCGGGGCGCAGGTCGCGCTGTACGATTCGATGGCGTCCGTGGGGCGCAAGTTTCTGTTGGCCGGAAAAGGCGGGCTGAACCTGACTCACTCCGATCCGCCCGATCTTTTCCTCAGCCGGTATGGCGAGCGCCGCGCGCAGGTCGCGCCCTGGTTGGCCGAGTTCGGGGCCGACGCGATTCGCACGTGGGCGCGCGGGCTTGGTGTCGAGACGTATGTCGGCTCCTCCGGTCGTGTGTTTCCGACGGATATGAAGGCTGCACCGCTGCTGCGCGCCTGGTTACGGCGGTTGCGTCAGGCGGGAATGATGATTCATGTGCGGCATCGTTGGCATGGCTGGGATGAAAAGAAGGCCCTCTGTTTCGAAACGCCGCAAGGTACGACCTCCGTACGGGCGGATGCGGTCATCCTGGCGTTGGGTGGAGGCAGCTGGCCCAAACTCGGCTCGAATGGCGCATGGGTGCCGTTGCTCGCGGGGCGTTCCATTTCGATCGCTCCGTTGCGACCGGCGAATTGCGGGTTTGATGTGGGGTGGACCGAACACTTCCGGACCAAGTTCGCGGGGCATCCGGTGAAAACGGTGGGCGTGGTGGCGAAATCACCGACCGGCGCCGTGATGCGCCGCATGGGGGAGTTCGTGATCACTGAGACCGGTGTTGAAGGTGGTGTGATTTATGCCGTGGCCTCTTGCCTCCGCGATGAAATTGAAGCCACCGGCCGTGGCACGCTGCGGTTGGATCTGGCGCCGGACCGTGAACTGCCGCGTTTGATCAAGGATCTCTCTCAGCCGCGCGGAAAAAAGACGATAGCCACGCATTTGCAGCGGCGCGCCCATATCGACGGGGTGAAGGCCGGGCTGCTTCGTGAGATTGTTCCCAAGGAAGATTTTGCAGACCCGACCCGTCTGGCGGCCGCGATCAAAGCCTTGCCGCTTACACTGACGGCGCCTCGCCCCTTGGAGGAGGCGATCAGCACGGCAGGCGGTGTGACCTGTGAGGCGCTCGACAAGCGGTTGATGCTTAAAGCGTTGCCTGGAGTGTTCTGCGCAGGAGAAATGGTGGATTGGGAGGCGCCGACGGGCGGGTATCTGCTCACGGCCTGTTTCGCCAGCGGGCGCACAGCCGGTGTTGGTGCGGTCGCCTGGCTCACGGAGCGTGCAGGGCGTGCTAAGGCATAA
- a CDS encoding AsmA-like C-terminal domain-containing protein, with protein MDQSTTIPSARKRGRTALVLLLLVMLCIGGLLALPWMLNRPSIGAALLQQFERRTGHALSVKAWHVRILPSIRVELLQTQLHAPGSTRPLLSADRLEITLQWLPLLEGRVVAHDLVIDRPRLTVSRATDGTWSLGGTAPAASPGESDSLTPMVQMVRNLLVIDGAITVVDESNSAPRVPVHIVVSQGTLSNEMMGRHAKVQLSGEIPQAADRAAFTFGGFLIGNHESGGMQAEGDLRLHHIHVRQALSVWGGQDSIFDGLTGAAQLDAHVRVTAGTDGYEMAADNWKAQLADLSIQGTATVSGRGADRPRYSATLSAAPVMVTRLMSHLPSAWIPAQIRDRLVEYGVDGLVTLQTLSVSGEVGSGARPDLSGSIGLRNGRMTLHSRYPSIEDLSAGLVFDSSQVRVTALRATVGPLRLTGDDLLIRQWHGDPQVDLKISGAGSLAGLVEVARQIEDVPILHALLSRVQGATGDVEGVAHVVGNPDEKTGLSLVDVDLRLRHAGFRSALLPLDVREVQAHIHVSPTVVRIERLEGQVGPAAFDAGGELTWTGSEFSSDVTISMVADAANAWSWIANAVEVGPRPDVEGVVRMQATVTGRVDEPRFAGQIQLKSVGMRIPTILTKPLHAPASIDFDTRLSGGSLLAIRHVGLVLPPVQIIGDGTLSLSEGMAFAGNVSSGAIALNKLPAGITLGPMKAGTISTKLHMEGQIRDRASWRTSGEIRFDRGTIVLDALRDPIHEAFVTLRFDQDKILIPRLAFHVGESDLRISGSIAQWAESPKARLVIESSQVDIAAFLPSPQPSSESRRGRFDGKSWWSEGRVDAFFFADHLYYKKFLVTDLSGRVVWDHGLLTVERISGDTNEGHVGGQIKVRSTGRRVEQARSTFHASGIPIERVLSLVREEPALSGWLTTSGKLQAEFERTGFTLDALTSRQPIQILIEDGRLYQVPVISALLSVMNLPAVLQGQVNLAKDGLPLDRLKMVLSISNGVVQAKEFLLDSPVLKISGTGRYDIQADRFDMVLATSPLGSYSAVLKRIPLFGHLLAGDRQGFDTAIFELKGSANNPDLRYLPTESLMTGLKGTAQLAFDILVNAVTLPQKAYSMIEEGITGDEDEEF; from the coding sequence ATGGACCAATCCACAACAATTCCTTCCGCCAGGAAAAGAGGACGCACCGCGCTTGTCCTTTTGTTGCTGGTGATGCTGTGTATCGGTGGGTTGCTGGCGTTACCCTGGATGCTCAATCGTCCGTCAATCGGGGCGGCGTTGCTGCAGCAGTTTGAACGGCGCACGGGCCACGCATTGTCGGTCAAGGCCTGGCATGTTCGAATCCTTCCGTCCATTCGGGTTGAATTGCTGCAGACGCAGCTCCACGCACCCGGTTCCACCAGGCCGTTATTGAGTGCCGATCGCCTGGAGATTACGCTCCAATGGCTGCCGCTATTGGAGGGACGAGTCGTCGCCCATGATCTGGTCATCGATCGGCCTCGCCTCACGGTCAGCCGGGCGACCGACGGCACCTGGTCTCTGGGCGGAACCGCTCCTGCGGCATCACCCGGCGAGTCGGATTCGCTCACTCCGATGGTACAGATGGTCAGGAATCTCCTCGTAATCGATGGCGCGATCACGGTCGTCGACGAGTCGAACTCCGCTCCTCGCGTTCCCGTTCACATTGTGGTGAGCCAGGGAACTCTGTCGAATGAGATGATGGGGCGTCACGCGAAGGTGCAGTTATCCGGCGAGATTCCGCAAGCGGCGGACAGAGCGGCCTTTACCTTCGGTGGATTCCTGATCGGAAATCATGAAAGCGGCGGGATGCAGGCGGAGGGAGATCTCCGATTGCACCACATCCATGTACGACAGGCCCTATCGGTATGGGGAGGTCAGGACTCGATTTTCGATGGTCTGACGGGCGCGGCGCAACTCGATGCCCACGTGCGAGTGACCGCCGGAACCGATGGCTATGAGATGGCCGCGGACAACTGGAAAGCCCAGCTCGCGGACCTGTCGATACAGGGGACCGCGACAGTATCCGGCCGGGGAGCCGATCGGCCTCGCTATTCGGCAACCCTGTCCGCCGCGCCGGTCATGGTCACTCGGTTGATGAGTCATCTCCCCTCTGCCTGGATTCCTGCACAGATTCGAGACCGGCTTGTGGAGTACGGTGTGGATGGGCTGGTGACATTGCAGACCCTGTCTGTTTCCGGCGAAGTCGGATCCGGTGCGCGACCGGATCTCAGTGGAAGCATCGGTCTACGAAACGGCCGTATGACGCTCCATTCCCGGTATCCTTCCATTGAAGACTTGTCAGCCGGTCTTGTATTCGATAGCTCACAGGTCCGCGTCACGGCTCTTCGTGCGACTGTGGGCCCGTTGCGCCTGACGGGGGACGATTTGCTCATCAGGCAGTGGCACGGCGATCCGCAGGTCGACCTTAAGATTTCCGGAGCCGGTTCCCTGGCAGGATTGGTGGAGGTCGCACGGCAAATCGAAGACGTGCCGATTCTGCACGCCCTATTGTCCCGGGTGCAGGGGGCGACAGGCGATGTTGAAGGAGTCGCCCACGTGGTCGGGAATCCGGATGAGAAGACAGGCCTTTCGCTGGTCGACGTCGATCTCAGACTCCGCCACGCCGGTTTTCGCAGCGCCCTGCTTCCGCTCGATGTCCGGGAGGTTCAGGCGCACATCCATGTGTCGCCGACGGTGGTGCGCATCGAACGCCTGGAAGGCCAAGTGGGGCCTGCCGCGTTCGATGCCGGAGGGGAGCTGACCTGGACAGGAAGCGAATTTTCTTCCGATGTGACAATAAGCATGGTTGCAGACGCCGCTAACGCCTGGTCGTGGATCGCGAATGCTGTCGAAGTCGGCCCCAGGCCGGATGTGGAGGGGGTCGTCCGCATGCAGGCTACCGTAACCGGCAGGGTCGATGAACCGCGTTTCGCGGGTCAGATTCAACTCAAGTCCGTCGGAATGCGCATTCCCACCATCCTCACCAAGCCGCTGCACGCACCCGCCTCCATCGATTTTGATACCCGCCTGTCCGGCGGCAGCCTCTTGGCGATCCGGCACGTCGGACTCGTATTGCCGCCGGTGCAAATCATCGGCGACGGAACCCTCAGCCTCTCGGAGGGCATGGCCTTTGCTGGGAATGTCTCGTCCGGTGCGATCGCGCTGAATAAATTGCCGGCCGGCATTACGCTTGGGCCGATGAAGGCCGGGACGATCAGCACGAAACTCCATATGGAAGGACAGATACGGGACCGGGCGTCCTGGCGGACGTCGGGAGAAATTCGGTTCGATCGCGGCACGATCGTTCTGGACGCGTTGCGTGATCCGATTCACGAAGCCTTTGTGACGCTCCGGTTCGATCAAGACAAGATTCTGATCCCGCGTTTGGCGTTTCATGTGGGTGAGAGCGACCTCCGGATCTCCGGTTCCATTGCGCAATGGGCGGAATCGCCGAAGGCCCGTCTGGTGATTGAATCATCTCAAGTCGACATCGCCGCGTTCCTTCCCTCACCTCAGCCATCATCCGAATCACGTAGGGGCCGATTTGACGGGAAGTCCTGGTGGTCTGAGGGCAGGGTTGACGCGTTCTTCTTCGCCGATCATCTCTATTACAAAAAATTTCTAGTCACGGACTTGTCCGGCCGGGTCGTGTGGGACCATGGTCTGTTGACGGTCGAGCGGATCAGCGGCGATACCAACGAGGGGCATGTCGGCGGTCAGATCAAGGTCCGGTCGACAGGACGGAGGGTTGAGCAGGCCAGGAGCACGTTTCATGCGAGCGGCATTCCGATCGAGCGCGTCTTATCTCTCGTCCGGGAGGAACCTGCACTGTCGGGGTGGCTCACGACGTCGGGCAAACTGCAGGCGGAATTCGAGCGCACGGGCTTCACTCTGGATGCCTTGACCAGCCGTCAGCCGATTCAGATTCTGATCGAGGACGGACGACTGTATCAGGTGCCCGTGATTTCCGCATTGCTCTCGGTCATGAACCTGCCGGCGGTACTGCAGGGGCAAGTGAATCTCGCTAAGGACGGGTTGCCGCTTGATCGGCTCAAGATGGTGCTGTCCATCAGCAACGGCGTCGTCCAGGCCAAAGAATTCCTGCTCGACAGTCCCGTCCTCAAGATCAGCGGGACAGGGCGGTACGACATCCAGGCGGACCGGTTCGATATGGTGCTGGCTACCAGCCCGCTCGGGTCCTATTCCGCGGTGCTCAAACGCATTCCATTGTTCGGCCACCTCCTGGCCGGGGATCGACAGGGATTCGATACGGCAATCTTTGAACTGAAGGGCTCGGCGAACAATCCGGACTTGCGGTATCTGCCCACGGAATCACTAATGACGGGGCTAAAGGGGACGGCTCAATTGGCCTTTGACATTCTCGTCAATGCGGTGACCCTGCCGCAAAAGGCCTACTCGATGATCGAAGAGGGAATCACTGGAGACGAAGACGAGGAGTTTTGA
- a CDS encoding BON domain-containing protein gives MPRFHTLRYLLLLLCLTAGCLLPIGTIPPDAPKDSVITQQVETQLAEDRSGDLDGIVVATEGGTVTLTGTVPKAERKARAAELARQVKGVKRVKNDLEIRPDLSR, from the coding sequence ATGCCTCGATTTCACACGCTGCGCTATCTGTTGCTGCTCTTGTGTCTGACTGCCGGATGCCTATTGCCCATAGGTACAATACCACCGGATGCCCCGAAAGATAGTGTGATCACTCAGCAGGTGGAAACCCAGCTGGCGGAGGATCGCTCAGGCGATCTCGATGGTATCGTCGTAGCCACGGAAGGTGGAACCGTCACCCTGACGGGGACAGTACCCAAGGCTGAGCGAAAGGCGAGAGCGGCAGAATTGGCTCGACAGGTCAAAGGTGTGAAGCGGGTCAAGAACGATCTCGAGATTCGCCCCGACCTCTCCCGGTGA